Part of the Lolium rigidum isolate FL_2022 chromosome 6, APGP_CSIRO_Lrig_0.1, whole genome shotgun sequence genome, GTCTCCAAGGAGGCCAAGGAGACGATGCAGGAGTGCGTCTCCGAGTTCATCAGCTTCGTCACCGGCGAGGCCTCCGACAAGTGCCACAAGGAGAAGCGCAAGACCGTCAACGGCGACGACGTCTGCTGGGCCTTCTCCGCGCTCGGCTTCGACGACTACGTCGACCCCATGCGGAGGTACCTCCTCAAGTTCCGCGAGCTCGAGGGCGACCGCGCCGCGGCCGCAGCCTCTTCACGCGGCGGCGGCATGCCACCCGATGCCGGCGGCCACGCCTCCGGCTCCGGTGCGGGCGTCGGCGGTGCGTCAGGCGGTCATTTCATGTTCGACGCCCTGGATAGGAGCGATAACAACAACGCCGGTGGCTCCAGGCAGTTTTGAGTACTCCTCCACTATAGCCTGGTGAACCAGAATCAGGCACGCATCTTCTTGATTAATTGTTGCTCAAGAGCTACTTCTGCTACTAGCTATAGAATTTAAttactccctccctctctctttgtgtctgcatcttaatTTAGAGAGGTCAGGCGACTAGTGGCAGGATAACTAGTGCCAGACTGCCAGTGGAG contains:
- the LOC124662477 gene encoding nuclear transcription factor Y subunit B-1-like translates to MADHYNQLVGGSSGGHGGSPERGGGSEGIKEQDRLLPIANVGRIMKQILPPNAKVSKEAKETMQECVSEFISFVTGEASDKCHKEKRKTVNGDDVCWAFSALGFDDYVDPMRRYLLKFRELEGDRAAAAASSRGGGMPPDAGGHASGSGAGVGGASGGHFMFDALDRSDNNNAGGSRQF